The following proteins are co-located in the Rhodopirellula islandica genome:
- a CDS encoding extracellular catalytic domain type 1 short-chain-length polyhydroxyalkanoate depolymerase, whose protein sequence is MSRKKTMFLRLTVSAVVMTVVSLGSIIGFAQFRLRSGATGESVSVKHNGLDREYRIHVPENLSADAKVPLVVCLHGGGGNSRTASVMGLTPVADREGFIVLYPNGIDKHWNDGRESPMFAEHDQTIDDVGFVMDLIERVCKEHPIDRNRIFATGVSNGGFMTQRLAIEHSETFAAVAVVIATMGEPLSKQFEPKSPVSILYMNGTEDRLVPYDGGPVAKPLTNRFNQVKGHEDAPRGIAISTDEAVSLWVKHNQTKPDPKIELIPDTNKEDHSHIESKLWEGGERGTAVMLYKVIGGGHGLPGGSQYFPARLIGYSNQDVKGFDLIWDFFQEHTRQPQAPADKAER, encoded by the coding sequence ATGTCTCGCAAGAAAACCATGTTCCTTCGATTGACTGTCTCAGCAGTCGTGATGACCGTTGTGTCATTGGGATCGATCATCGGTTTCGCCCAATTCCGTTTGCGATCGGGAGCGACCGGCGAAAGCGTCTCGGTGAAGCACAACGGTTTGGATCGCGAATACCGAATCCATGTCCCTGAGAATCTGTCCGCCGACGCCAAAGTCCCGCTGGTCGTTTGCTTGCACGGCGGAGGCGGCAATTCGCGAACGGCTTCTGTCATGGGGCTGACTCCTGTCGCTGACCGCGAAGGATTCATTGTCCTTTATCCGAACGGGATCGACAAACACTGGAACGATGGCCGCGAATCCCCCATGTTCGCGGAACACGACCAAACCATCGACGATGTCGGCTTCGTGATGGATTTGATCGAACGGGTGTGCAAAGAACATCCCATCGACCGCAACCGAATCTTTGCCACCGGCGTGTCCAACGGTGGCTTCATGACTCAGCGTTTGGCGATCGAACATTCCGAAACTTTCGCTGCCGTCGCGGTGGTCATCGCGACGATGGGAGAACCGCTCAGCAAACAGTTTGAACCGAAATCACCGGTTTCGATCCTCTACATGAACGGCACCGAGGATCGACTGGTTCCCTACGATGGCGGGCCGGTCGCCAAGCCTCTGACGAATCGTTTCAACCAAGTCAAAGGACACGAGGACGCACCGCGAGGAATTGCGATTTCAACGGATGAAGCCGTCTCGTTGTGGGTGAAGCACAACCAAACCAAACCCGATCCGAAGATTGAATTGATACCGGACACCAACAAAGAAGACCACTCTCACATCGAAAGCAAACTTTGGGAGGGCGGCGAACGTGGCACTGCCGTGATGCTGTACAAAGTCATCGGGGGTGGACATGGTCTGCCTGGCGGTTCGCAGTACTTTCCCGCTCGACTGATTGGGTATTCCAACCAAGACGTCAAAGGCTTCGACCTCATTTGGGACTTCTTTCAAGAGCACACACGGCAACCCCAAGCACCTGCGGACAAAGCGGAGCGTTGA